AGCTCGGGGCGTCGGTCCTCGCGCAGGGCGGTGCCGCCCGCGGTGGTGGCGGTGGTGGTGAAGAGCAGGCCGGCCGCGGCGGCGATCAACGGAACGCCGATGGACCAGCCCGGCCGCCGCTGCCGCGGCCGCCGTGGCAGCAGTCCGGCGACCAACCGCCGGAGCACCTTCTGCCAGGAGGCCGCACCGGATGTGTACTCCACCGTGCGCTCCTTTCCCGTCGCGGAGGCCGGACCCGCCGAACGCGGGTCGTCGTCCTCGGTGACCGGAATACTTACCTATATTTCGGTCACTCCGACCAGCGAAGTGACCCTGTTCGTGGCTTGAACGGGTCTTCCGGACTACGCTGGCTGACGAACATTATTGGCCATGGACCGTCGCCCTGCGTCCGGTTGTCAGGCCGGACGAGGTAGTCACCCCCTCTGGAGAGCGTCGTGCCCAAGTCACAGGTCCGCAAGAAGAAGGTGTACACCCCGCCGACGGATGTCCGTCCGACGACGACGGCGTCGACGCGTAAGCCTAGCCCGGTGTGGCTGCCGGCCTCGGCGGTCGCCCTGATCGTCTTCGGCATCGGGTGGCTGGTCGTGTACTACCTCTCCGAGCAGGAGTACCCGGTCATGTCGTGGGGCTACTGGAACCTCGCGGTCGGGTTCGGTGCCATGGTCGGCTCGCTGGCCCTGCTCTCCCGCTGGCGCTGACCCGGTTGGCGTAGGCCGAGGCCGGTCGGCGGCGTGCGGGGCTCCGGCCCGGGCCGCGGTGCGTCGACCGGGGTCGCCGCTGTGACGTTGTGGTGCCGCGTAACCCCTGCTGAGGCGCTTTCCAGCCGGTCCGCCTAAGGTGTCCGCAGGGCGGCGCGGCCCCCGGGTGCGAGGATTCTCACGTTACTGGTGGGTAACCTTGCGCGTAGGCTGCACGCGACAGGCAGCAGACCGGGGAGGCCAACTCGATGGGCAGCGTCCAGATCGGCACCACGATCCTCGCCGCCGCCATCACCGCCGTTGCGGTGTGGCTCGCGGTACGCGCGGTCATGAAGA
Above is a window of Micromonospora yangpuensis DNA encoding:
- a CDS encoding cell division protein CrgA, which translates into the protein MPKSQVRKKKVYTPPTDVRPTTTASTRKPSPVWLPASAVALIVFGIGWLVVYYLSEQEYPVMSWGYWNLAVGFGAMVGSLALLSRWR